One Lysinibacillus fusiformis genomic window carries:
- a CDS encoding amino acid permease yields the protein MKDNHQDSQLKRGLSTRHMQLIALGGSIGVGLFYGSSSTIQMAGPSILLAYLIGGLVICTIMRALGEMAVEEPVSGSFSTYANKYLGRFAGFLSGWTYWFMWIVVGMAELTVVGVYINYWFPDIPQWVTALVVLVIMMLVNLANVKAYGEFEFWFAMIKVVAIIGMIVLGLTIIFFGVGNQGEAIGFDNLWAHGGFMPNGFHGILMSLVLVMFSFGGVELVGISAGEAKNPSKSIPSAINNIVWRILIFYIGALGVMMVIYPWNEVGSEGSPFVQIFDYVGIPAAAHIINFVVITAAMSAFNSGLYGSGRMLHNLSVQKNAPKYFKTVSKNGSPRRGILFSSAVLLIAVVLNYVVPEKVFIYISAVATVAVITSWMIILLAQLKFRKSKTKEEVAELKFKIPLYPLSTYIAIAFLLMVIVLMTFISDMRVALYVAPVWFLILFVGYKVINVKK from the coding sequence ATGAAAGACAATCATCAAGATTCACAGCTAAAGCGCGGATTAAGTACTCGTCACATGCAACTAATTGCACTTGGCGGATCCATTGGAGTCGGTTTATTTTATGGCTCTAGTTCAACAATTCAAATGGCTGGGCCATCTATTTTACTAGCTTATTTAATTGGCGGATTAGTTATTTGCACAATTATGCGTGCATTAGGCGAAATGGCAGTGGAGGAACCTGTATCAGGCTCGTTCAGTACGTACGCGAATAAATATTTAGGACGCTTTGCTGGGTTCTTATCTGGTTGGACGTATTGGTTCATGTGGATTGTCGTTGGCATGGCAGAATTAACAGTAGTCGGTGTATATATTAACTACTGGTTCCCTGATATTCCACAATGGGTAACTGCCCTTGTAGTACTTGTTATTATGATGCTTGTAAACTTAGCAAATGTAAAAGCTTACGGAGAATTCGAATTCTGGTTTGCGATGATTAAAGTTGTTGCGATTATCGGTATGATCGTTCTAGGATTAACCATTATTTTCTTCGGTGTTGGCAACCAAGGTGAAGCAATTGGCTTCGATAATTTATGGGCACACGGTGGCTTCATGCCAAACGGTTTCCATGGTATTTTAATGTCACTAGTATTAGTTATGTTCTCATTCGGTGGGGTTGAATTAGTTGGTATTTCTGCAGGAGAAGCAAAAAATCCTAGCAAGTCAATTCCTTCAGCTATTAACAACATCGTTTGGCGTATTTTAATTTTCTACATTGGTGCATTAGGCGTTATGATGGTTATTTATCCTTGGAATGAAGTTGGTTCAGAAGGTAGCCCGTTCGTTCAAATTTTCGATTACGTCGGCATCCCTGCTGCGGCGCACATTATTAACTTTGTTGTAATTACAGCAGCAATGTCTGCGTTTAATAGTGGTTTATACGGTTCAGGACGTATGCTACACAACTTATCGGTACAAAAAAATGCTCCAAAATATTTTAAAACAGTAAGTAAAAATGGTAGTCCGCGTAGAGGGATTTTATTTTCTTCAGCGGTGTTATTAATTGCGGTTGTCTTAAATTATGTAGTACCTGAAAAAGTGTTCATCTATATTTCTGCTGTTGCGACTGTTGCAGTCATTACAAGCTGGATGATTATTTTATTAGCACAATTGAAATTTAGAAAGTCAAAAACGAAAGAGGAAGTAGCCGAACTGAAATTCAAAATTCCGCTTTATCCACTTTCTACGTATATTGCCATTGCATTCTTATTAATGGTTATTGTGTTAATGACGTTTATTTCAGATATGCGTGTTGCCCTATATGTCGCACCAGTTTGGTTTTTAATCTTATTTGTTGGATACAAAGTAATAAATGTTAAAAAGTAG
- a CDS encoding response regulator transcription factor, translating to MNILICDDDKEIVRAISIYLENEGYQVFKAYNGIEAINLIRDHVIHLITMDIMMPKMNGITATIKIRQDNMIPLIMLSAKSEDYDKILGLNIGADDYMAKPFNPLELVARVKSQLRRYTTFGSLEVSSYVLQTGGLMIDDEQKVITVDKQEVHLTPVQYKILKLLTANPGRPHLDK from the coding sequence ATGAACATTTTGATTTGTGATGATGATAAAGAAATTGTAAGGGCGATTAGCATTTATTTAGAAAATGAGGGATATCAAGTATTCAAAGCTTACAATGGTATAGAGGCAATCAATCTTATTCGAGATCACGTTATTCACCTAATTACTATGGATATTATGATGCCAAAAATGAATGGGATTACGGCGACAATCAAGATTCGGCAAGATAATATGATTCCGTTAATTATGCTTTCTGCTAAGTCGGAGGATTATGACAAAATACTCGGATTAAATATCGGAGCAGATGATTATATGGCCAAGCCATTTAATCCATTAGAACTTGTGGCTAGAGTGAAATCGCAGCTAAGAAGGTATACGACATTTGGGAGTCTTGAGGTGAGTAGTTATGTATTGCAAACGGGCGGGCTCATGATTGATGATGAACAGAAAGTCATTACCGTTGATAAACAAGAGGTTCATTTGACACCAGTGCAGTATAAAATTTTAAAGCTTCTCACAGCAAATCCTGGGAGACCGCACTTAGACAAATAA
- a CDS encoding DUF1643 domain-containing protein, with the protein MIGGGQTDEIVQDQATMYVINNLAKIDYGSVIIMNLFTSLEDKMHSLDSEEDKRKLKSKTS; encoded by the coding sequence GTGATTGGAGGGGGTCAGACAGATGAAATTGTGCAAGACCAAGCAACAATGTACGTCATAAACAATCTTGCCAAAATAGATTATGGCTCAGTTATCATTATGAATCTATTCACTTCGCTGGAGGATAAAATGCATTCTTTGGACTCAGAAGAAGATAAAAGAAAGTTAAAAAGCAAAACTAGCTAA
- a CDS encoding SAR2788 family putative toxin — protein sequence MKKMLINSIIATMLLSATLPHFAHAQTDDNTNAFVVSNEEAVQTLENSVQIEKEVITDNNTLVVTSLKTDELEATSDINFNLETSEISVDTTLVDNLGNSISNQFEVHFLHIQGEDFKAIFVDQETGEEIYVSTDEVQASIAPLVVVLATVARYGLTRAIAKHGATRVAQATASNALKTKLPTDTVARELAAELGYVATKQSSAGAKIFFRSAKDTVKGPQYIVRDTTSHKGGVWKGATKIENIGSSKTRSGTYDAVLTRIAD from the coding sequence ATGAAAAAAATGCTTATTAATAGTATTATAGCTACAATGCTATTATCAGCTACACTACCTCATTTTGCTCACGCTCAAACTGATGATAATACGAATGCTTTTGTGGTGAGTAATGAAGAAGCTGTACAAACTCTTGAAAATTCTGTTCAAATTGAAAAAGAGGTAATTACTGATAATAACACTCTAGTTGTAACTTCGTTAAAAACTGATGAATTAGAAGCAACAAGCGATATTAATTTCAACTTAGAAACAAGTGAAATTTCTGTTGATACTACTTTGGTTGACAACCTTGGAAATTCTATTAGCAATCAATTCGAAGTACATTTTTTACACATACAAGGTGAAGACTTTAAAGCAATTTTTGTTGATCAAGAGACTGGAGAAGAAATTTATGTAAGTACTGATGAAGTACAGGCATCTATAGCACCTTTAGTAGTTGTATTAGCAACTGTAGCAAGGTATGGTCTAACAAGAGCGATAGCAAAGCATGGTGCGACAAGAGTTGCACAAGCTACTGCTAGTAATGCGTTAAAAACAAAACTACCTACTGATACAGTCGCTAGAGAATTAGCTGCTGAACTTGGTTATGTAGCAACAAAACAGAGTTCTGCGGGTGCAAAAATATTTTTCCGTTCCGCTAAGGATACAGTAAAGGGACCACAATATATTGTTAGAGACACTACATCTCATAAAGGTGGTGTTTGGAAAGGTGCTACTAAGATAGAAAATATAGGTTCTTCTAAAACAAGAAGTGGTACATATGATGCTGTATTAACTAGGATAGCAGATTAA
- a CDS encoding DUF7683 domain-containing protein, translating to MANKINYQYRITKYNPDLRNLNGEYTKEEWISPTQIGRSFDGKVFTIKDYLQVEKAYIDTVISFIKESKSKSLRVIQLERNNKLLQDESSELFEEKFKNIVLEEDLLVNETEITIICKMVLRDYIYCHLISSSNFFVHFASDYYMFIGSNQPCSNAVHFARTNNLFVEEYQSPYYLTEEDIIRMVEWSAKNEEIVLGEEKLSNVPLKEIRKALNLSEEHPVVGSFPINSENKDVFQKYIKHKFDFSKHNYYLWSGS from the coding sequence TTGGCAAATAAAATTAATTACCAATATCGCATAACCAAGTATAACCCTGATTTAAGGAATTTAAATGGCGAATACACCAAAGAAGAATGGATAAGTCCTACACAAATAGGCAGATCGTTTGATGGTAAAGTATTTACTATAAAAGATTATCTTCAAGTAGAAAAAGCTTATATAGACACAGTTATAAGCTTTATAAAAGAATCCAAATCAAAGTCATTACGAGTGATACAGCTGGAAAGAAATAATAAACTTTTACAAGATGAATCATCTGAACTGTTTGAAGAAAAATTCAAAAATATTGTTCTAGAGGAGGATCTGCTAGTTAACGAGACAGAAATTACTATAATTTGTAAAATGGTACTACGTGATTATATTTACTGCCATTTAATTTCAAGTAGTAATTTCTTTGTTCATTTTGCTAGCGATTATTACATGTTTATAGGTTCAAATCAACCTTGTAGCAACGCTGTTCATTTTGCTAGGACAAACAACCTCTTTGTAGAAGAATATCAATCGCCGTATTATCTTACTGAAGAAGATATTATTAGAATGGTAGAATGGTCGGCTAAAAATGAAGAAATTGTTTTAGGTGAAGAAAAGCTTTCGAATGTACCTTTGAAAGAGATCCGAAAAGCTCTTAACCTCTCAGAGGAACATCCAGTAGTTGGTTCCTTTCCTATAAATAGTGAGAACAAAGATGTTTTTCAGAAATATATTAAACATAAATTTGACTTTTCTAAACATAATTACTACCTTTGGAGTGGAAGCTAA
- a CDS encoding histidine phosphatase family protein: protein MEKSLLGLLREGGFILYARHGEATVGTDQPYFNFQYCYTQRNLSALGRREAIYYGQMLRYLQIPISPPIVASPFCRTIETAQLAFPNVNVQIEPFWYDIFKLGGNLSTFEQHEILTNLRSVLEIKPSQGTNKMIIAHSFPTGVGLGQISNLGTVIVKPRGQGKGYEIVKQLSLADLADLGSSEIK from the coding sequence TTGGAAAAGTCATTGCTAGGTTTACTGAGAGAGGGCGGATTCATTTTATATGCAAGGCATGGAGAAGCAACGGTCGGGACAGATCAGCCGTATTTTAATTTTCAATACTGTTATACGCAAAGAAATTTGTCAGCGCTTGGTCGAAGAGAAGCAATTTATTATGGACAAATGCTGCGCTATTTACAAATTCCAATCAGTCCGCCAATTGTCGCAAGCCCTTTTTGTAGAACAATTGAAACGGCACAGTTAGCATTTCCCAATGTCAATGTTCAAATCGAGCCTTTTTGGTATGATATTTTTAAGTTAGGTGGTAATCTGTCAACCTTTGAACAACATGAAATCTTAACGAATCTGCGCTCAGTATTGGAAATAAAACCATCTCAAGGGACGAACAAAATGATTATTGCCCATAGCTTTCCAACAGGGGTAGGACTAGGCCAAATCTCAAACTTAGGAACAGTGATTGTTAAGCCTAGAGGTCAAGGCAAGGGCTATGAGATTGTGAAACAATTGTCATTAGCTGATTTAGCCGATCTAGGGAGCAGCGAGATAAAATAA
- a CDS encoding GNAT family N-acetyltransferase, whose translation MELKTVSQCTLEEVLIAWNKGFEGYFVRIDMDEEMFLNRLVGEGLSPKLSIVAFDGNTPVGIVLNGVRHLNGRKTSWNGGTGVSPDYRGKGVSRALMDETLAIYARENVEIATLEAINENSKAIVLYEKYGYEITNHLLFLSGEFEAHVKEPLQLQVKTIRPEQLSSFAFYNEDVPWQCSWHSNKQGEASVFYNQKNEAIGYMLYRRVWNNEGQLESIRCYQLELLEKGNVEDIPHFLTSLTNKKVHITTVNFLASNPVTNYLLENGLEVTTEQVQMKKEMD comes from the coding sequence ATGGAATTAAAAACCGTTTCGCAATGCACATTGGAGGAAGTTTTAATAGCTTGGAATAAAGGCTTTGAAGGATATTTTGTGCGAATTGACATGGACGAAGAGATGTTTTTAAATCGACTCGTAGGGGAGGGGCTATCTCCAAAGCTATCCATTGTTGCCTTTGATGGAAATACACCAGTTGGCATTGTCTTGAATGGGGTTAGACATTTAAATGGAAGAAAGACGTCGTGGAATGGTGGAACAGGTGTCTCACCGGACTATCGAGGGAAGGGCGTTTCACGTGCTTTAATGGACGAAACATTGGCAATCTATGCAAGAGAAAACGTTGAAATAGCTACGCTTGAAGCAATAAATGAAAATAGTAAGGCTATTGTCCTCTATGAAAAATATGGCTATGAAATAACGAATCACTTGCTGTTCCTAAGTGGCGAGTTTGAAGCACATGTTAAGGAGCCATTACAGCTACAAGTAAAAACGATTCGCCCAGAGCAGCTTTCAAGCTTTGCTTTTTATAACGAAGATGTGCCTTGGCAATGTAGTTGGCATAGTAACAAGCAGGGAGAAGCAAGTGTATTTTATAATCAAAAAAATGAAGCAATCGGTTATATGTTATATAGAAGGGTTTGGAACAACGAGGGACAATTAGAAAGTATACGGTGTTACCAGCTAGAATTGCTTGAGAAAGGCAATGTAGAAGATATTCCTCATTTCCTGACAAGTTTGACAAACAAAAAAGTACACATCACCACTGTTAATTTCTTAGCCAGCAATCCCGTAACGAACTATTTACTAGAAAACGGGCTGGAAGTGACAACTGAGCAAGTGCAAATGAAGAAGGAGATGGACTGA
- a CDS encoding malate:quinone oxidoreductase translates to MSSKQIKSDVILIGAGIMSATLGTMLKELAPDWNITVFEKLANAGEESSNEWNNAGTGHAALCELNYTSEKPDGSIDISKAINVNEQFQVSMQFWSYLVNRKLIQNPQDFIMPIPHMSMVRGEKNVEYLKKRFETMSNNPLFKGMEFSENPEKLKEWIPLIMEDRPADEAIAATKIDTGTDVNFGALTRMLFDHLETKNVDINYNHSVESIKRTKDGSWELKVHDIDGCKMEYHTAKFVFLGAGGGSLELLQKSGIPEGKHIGGFPISGLFMVCNNQDIVEQHHAKVYGKAAVGAPPMSVPHLDTRFIDNKKSLLFGPFAGFSPKFLKTGSNMDLFASVKPHNITTLLAAGVKEMGLTKYLIQQLMLSKDQRMEELRDFIPNAKSDDWDIVVAGQRVQVIKDTEAGGKGTLQFGTEVVSAADGSIAALLGASPGASTAVPVMIEVINKCFPQQVKEWEPKLKEMIPSYGIALVENPALLEEVHTSTAQVLGLNKN, encoded by the coding sequence ATGAGTAGCAAACAAATTAAATCAGACGTCATCTTAATTGGTGCCGGAATTATGAGTGCGACTTTGGGAACAATGCTCAAAGAATTAGCACCAGACTGGAATATTACAGTGTTTGAGAAACTTGCAAACGCCGGAGAAGAAAGTTCTAACGAATGGAATAATGCGGGAACAGGGCATGCAGCGTTGTGCGAGCTTAACTACACATCTGAAAAACCAGACGGCTCTATCGATATTAGCAAAGCTATTAATGTGAATGAACAGTTCCAGGTGTCTATGCAGTTTTGGTCATATCTTGTTAATCGCAAGCTAATCCAAAATCCGCAAGACTTTATCATGCCAATACCACATATGAGTATGGTAAGAGGCGAAAAAAATGTCGAGTATTTGAAAAAACGTTTTGAAACGATGTCGAATAACCCATTGTTCAAAGGGATGGAATTTTCCGAGAACCCTGAAAAACTGAAGGAATGGATTCCGCTTATTATGGAAGACCGTCCGGCAGATGAAGCGATCGCGGCGACAAAAATTGACACGGGTACAGACGTCAACTTTGGAGCTTTAACGCGTATGTTATTTGACCACTTAGAAACTAAAAACGTCGATATTAATTACAATCATAGTGTTGAAAGCATTAAGCGTACGAAAGACGGCTCATGGGAATTAAAAGTGCATGATATCGATGGCTGTAAAATGGAATATCATACAGCAAAATTCGTCTTCCTTGGAGCTGGTGGCGGAAGCTTAGAGCTATTACAAAAATCAGGGATTCCTGAAGGCAAACATATTGGTGGATTCCCGATTAGTGGCTTATTCATGGTATGTAACAATCAGGATATTGTTGAGCAACATCATGCCAAAGTATACGGCAAAGCTGCGGTTGGTGCGCCACCAATGTCTGTGCCGCATTTAGACACAAGATTTATCGATAACAAAAAATCATTACTATTTGGACCGTTCGCTGGCTTCTCACCGAAGTTCTTAAAAACAGGTTCGAATATGGATTTATTTGCTTCAGTTAAACCGCATAATATTACAACGTTATTGGCGGCAGGCGTGAAAGAAATGGGCTTAACAAAATACCTGATCCAACAACTGATGTTATCAAAAGATCAACGTATGGAAGAGTTACGTGACTTTATCCCGAACGCGAAGAGCGATGATTGGGATATTGTCGTGGCTGGCCAACGTGTACAAGTTATCAAAGATACGGAAGCTGGTGGCAAAGGAACGCTTCAATTTGGTACGGAAGTTGTTAGTGCTGCAGATGGCTCTATCGCTGCCTTACTAGGTGCGTCTCCAGGTGCATCTACTGCCGTTCCTGTTATGATTGAAGTCATTAATAAATGCTTCCCTCAGCAGGTAAAAGAGTGGGAACCGAAATTAAAAGAAATGATTCCTTCTTATGGCATAGCATTAGTAGAAAACCCAGCGCTTCTTGAAGAAGTTCATACTTCTACAGCACAGGTACTTGGTTTAAACAAAAACTAG
- a CDS encoding MerR family transcriptional regulator, protein MKIGEFATCTGLSKDTIRYYEKLDLLHPETINKQREYNEEDIDVINAILKLKQTGFSLQEIKMLFEWSQNTDQNKKLTKEEVQNLLQIKVIFQKKFEQMLQKEDQIKQIKQVLLQADYKMEQLLEKNKR, encoded by the coding sequence ATGAAAATTGGCGAATTTGCAACGTGTACAGGTCTTAGTAAAGATACCATCCGTTATTACGAAAAGCTGGATTTATTACATCCTGAAACAATAAACAAACAACGTGAGTATAACGAGGAAGATATCGATGTAATTAATGCAATCCTAAAACTAAAACAAACTGGATTTTCGCTTCAAGAAATCAAAATGCTTTTTGAATGGTCGCAAAATACCGATCAAAATAAAAAACTAACAAAAGAAGAAGTACAAAATCTTTTACAAATAAAAGTGATTTTTCAAAAAAAATTTGAACAGATGCTTCAAAAAGAAGATCAGATTAAGCAAATAAAGCAAGTATTGCTTCAAGCCGATTATAAAATGGAGCAGTTATTAGAAAAAAATAAACGCTAA
- a CDS encoding DUF2829 domain-containing protein gives MTFEEVLPRLKAGEKVIRNGWGGAELYVKLVGQSEHDGEHLNPYFLINVRGEGYTMFTPTVCDLLAEDWIMVD, from the coding sequence ATGACGTTTGAAGAGGTATTACCACGTTTAAAAGCGGGCGAGAAAGTAATTCGTAATGGTTGGGGCGGCGCCGAATTGTATGTGAAGCTTGTTGGGCAAAGCGAACATGATGGCGAGCATTTAAATCCGTATTTTTTAATAAATGTACGTGGTGAGGGTTACACAATGTTCACACCAACTGTCTGCGATTTGTTAGCGGAAGATTGGATAATGGTAGATTAA
- a CDS encoding 3-oxoacyl-ACP reductase, with amino-acid sequence MKFEEYVGKTVFVTGAASGIGQAQAIAFLENGANVFGFDIEEQGLFSLHQQYPEHFAYSLGSVCNKNDVEQACEQAVSIYKQVDILLNTAGVLDGFAKTLDTDEALWDKIMHTNVKGTYFVTNAILSHMLKRKSGVIVNMASIAGLVAGGGGAAYTASKHAIVGYTKQVDLDYCRDGIRANAIAPGAIQTPMNQADFEGDGEMAKWVANETPAGRWAQPSEVANLTLYLASQAADYMHGAVIPIDGGWLTK; translated from the coding sequence ATGAAGTTTGAAGAGTATGTGGGCAAGACGGTATTTGTAACGGGTGCTGCTTCAGGTATCGGACAGGCTCAAGCCATTGCATTTTTAGAAAATGGGGCGAATGTATTTGGTTTTGATATAGAGGAGCAGGGATTATTCAGTCTACATCAACAATATCCTGAACATTTTGCGTACAGCTTAGGTAGTGTATGCAATAAGAACGATGTAGAGCAAGCATGTGAACAAGCGGTTTCAATATATAAGCAAGTGGATATTTTATTAAATACTGCAGGTGTATTAGATGGCTTTGCAAAAACGCTCGATACAGATGAGGCGTTATGGGATAAAATCATGCATACCAATGTCAAGGGTACTTATTTTGTGACGAATGCGATACTATCACATATGTTAAAACGTAAGTCAGGCGTCATCGTCAATATGGCGTCTATTGCAGGGCTTGTTGCTGGCGGTGGTGGCGCAGCGTATACAGCATCCAAACATGCGATTGTTGGTTATACGAAGCAGGTAGATTTAGATTATTGCCGTGATGGAATTCGTGCCAATGCTATCGCGCCTGGAGCCATTCAAACGCCGATGAATCAGGCAGACTTTGAAGGGGATGGCGAAATGGCCAAATGGGTAGCGAATGAAACACCGGCAGGTCGCTGGGCCCAACCAAGCGAGGTGGCGAATTTAACGCTTTATTTGGCGAGTCAGGCAGCTGATTATATGCATGGTGCCGTTATTCCGATTGATGGCGGGTGGCTTACAAAATAA
- a CDS encoding QueT transporter family protein, whose amino-acid sequence MNTSILKDSSRTSVSELTKTALVAALYVAVTVLLAVFSFGAVQLRLSEMFNYLALYNKRYVLAVTIGVILANFMSPTWILDVPIGGIATFLVLILCRKVTKNITNDILKMVVTALIFAFSMFTVAGQLTILYDLPFWATWFTVGIGELLSMTVGGVTIYLLNKKIDLSK is encoded by the coding sequence TTGAATACATCTATTTTAAAAGACTCATCTCGTACGTCTGTAAGTGAGCTTACAAAGACGGCACTTGTCGCGGCCCTGTATGTGGCTGTAACTGTTTTATTGGCAGTCTTTAGTTTTGGGGCTGTACAACTACGTTTGTCGGAGATGTTCAACTATCTAGCGTTGTACAACAAACGTTATGTATTAGCAGTGACAATAGGCGTAATACTGGCGAATTTTATGTCACCCACTTGGATATTAGATGTACCTATTGGTGGGATTGCGACATTCCTTGTCTTAATCCTGTGCCGGAAAGTAACAAAAAATATCACAAATGACATCTTGAAAATGGTTGTGACTGCATTGATTTTTGCGTTCTCGATGTTTACCGTAGCAGGTCAATTAACAATCCTCTATGATCTTCCGTTTTGGGCAACTTGGTTTACTGTTGGGATTGGGGAGTTATTGTCAATGACGGTCGGTGGTGTAACGATTTATTTATTAAATAAAAAAATCGATTTATCAAAATAA
- a CDS encoding TldD/PmbA family protein translates to MTIAEFQEKLLQQAVDADFKEVEVYFERKTSFECKLYEGQIDSYETSEDGGLSLRGLYNGKMGYSYTEKLDDESIPFLIDSAKANADILDEDEGIDIFEGSSEYAGHQFYSEELANIEIADKVELLRAIEKNILTYDPRIVTLDYCILKEFSTERSLVNSKNLSLSQKENGLVIFISTVVKDGDELKTAGYLKMTRDFYALDVEEIAKEAAEEALANLGEKSIPSGKYPIILRYDATAALLATFMPVFSAENAQKDQSLLKGKVGQKVASDAFTLLNDPFHPNALTGSNFDGEGVATKQQAIILNGTLQTLLHNRKTAKIEGCATSGHAHKNSYKGTLTIAPQNLYVPPGQKTQADLIAAISEGLLITGLSGLHSGTNTISGDFSVAATGFHIKDGKIVSPVKQMTIAGNFFDLMKDIEETSSELYFLPQGYGSSSLLVKELSVTVE, encoded by the coding sequence ATGACAATCGCTGAATTCCAAGAAAAACTGCTACAACAAGCGGTAGATGCTGATTTTAAAGAAGTGGAAGTCTATTTCGAACGTAAGACATCATTTGAATGTAAGCTTTATGAAGGTCAAATTGATAGCTACGAGACATCTGAAGATGGTGGTCTTAGTCTTCGAGGGCTTTATAATGGAAAAATGGGCTATTCCTATACCGAAAAACTAGACGATGAATCGATTCCATTTTTAATTGACAGCGCTAAAGCCAATGCAGACATACTTGATGAGGATGAGGGAATTGATATTTTCGAGGGCAGTAGCGAATATGCAGGTCATCAGTTTTATAGTGAAGAACTGGCGAATATCGAAATTGCCGACAAGGTAGAGTTGCTTCGAGCTATTGAAAAGAACATACTTACCTATGACCCACGAATCGTCACACTTGATTATTGCATATTGAAAGAGTTTTCAACTGAACGTTCATTAGTGAATAGTAAAAACCTTTCACTATCGCAAAAAGAAAATGGCTTAGTGATATTCATTTCAACAGTTGTTAAAGATGGTGATGAATTGAAAACAGCTGGCTACTTGAAAATGACACGTGATTTTTATGCACTTGATGTCGAAGAAATTGCCAAAGAAGCCGCTGAAGAAGCACTTGCTAATCTAGGTGAGAAATCTATCCCCTCTGGCAAATATCCAATTATTTTACGCTATGACGCAACAGCTGCATTACTTGCAACCTTTATGCCTGTATTCTCAGCGGAAAATGCTCAAAAGGATCAGTCCCTATTAAAAGGAAAAGTTGGTCAGAAAGTGGCTTCTGATGCATTTACATTGTTAAATGACCCCTTTCATCCAAATGCTTTGACGGGCTCAAATTTTGACGGAGAGGGTGTTGCGACAAAACAACAAGCGATTATTTTAAACGGAACGCTACAAACGCTCCTTCATAACCGAAAAACTGCAAAAATAGAAGGCTGCGCCACAAGCGGTCATGCGCATAAGAATTCTTATAAAGGCACGCTGACAATCGCGCCTCAAAATTTATATGTTCCACCTGGTCAGAAAACACAAGCTGACTTAATTGCTGCCATTTCGGAAGGACTCCTTATCACAGGCTTATCTGGTCTTCACTCTGGTACGAATACCATTTCTGGCGATTTTTCTGTTGCAGCAACAGGTTTCCATATTAAAGACGGCAAAATTGTCTCACCTGTCAAACAAATGACAATCGCTGGTAACTTCTTTGACCTCATGAAAGATATTGAGGAAACCAGCTCAGAACTTTACTTCCTTCCACAAGGCTACGGCTCCTCCTCTCTCCTAGTGAAGGAGCTTTCCGTTACGGTTGAATAA